From the Streptomyces sp. KMM 9044 genome, one window contains:
- a CDS encoding bifunctional DNA primase/polymerase produces MGFTIGISRGIRDIRDIRSGSRRRGRGPGGTPVAEYTGLWGWDVVPGARAAAGACSCGRAGCRAPGAHPLDFAPEIPAGAPLDDVSEIWAEYPGAAMMLPVGRAFDVIEVAEPAGCRALARLERMGLPVGPVAATPDGRAQYFVAPGAAVALPELLYRMGWDDPAALDLRGLGPGTHITAPSSDRGGLGPVRWLRSPALDSALRPPEARLVLGTLAYVVHRLQA; encoded by the coding sequence ATGGGCTTCACGATCGGTATCAGCCGGGGCATCCGTGACATCCGTGACATCCGGTCCGGCTCGCGCCGCCGGGGCCGCGGGCCCGGCGGCACCCCCGTGGCGGAGTACACCGGGTTGTGGGGCTGGGACGTCGTGCCGGGCGCCCGCGCCGCCGCCGGGGCCTGCTCCTGCGGCCGGGCGGGGTGCCGGGCGCCGGGCGCGCATCCGCTGGACTTCGCGCCGGAGATCCCCGCCGGGGCCCCGCTGGACGACGTGTCGGAGATCTGGGCCGAGTACCCGGGCGCCGCGATGATGCTGCCGGTCGGGCGGGCGTTCGACGTGATCGAGGTGGCGGAACCCGCCGGGTGCCGTGCTCTGGCACGGCTCGAGCGCATGGGCCTGCCTGTCGGGCCCGTCGCCGCCACCCCGGACGGCCGGGCCCAGTACTTCGTCGCCCCCGGCGCCGCCGTCGCGCTGCCCGAGCTGCTCTACCGCATGGGCTGGGACGACCCGGCCGCCCTCGACCTGCGCGGCCTCGGCCCCGGCACGCACATCACGGCGCCGTCGTCCGACCGGGGCGGCCTCGGCCCGGTGCGCTGGCTGCGCTCCCCCGCCCTCGATTCGGCACTCCGGCCGCCGGAGGCCCGCCTGGTGCTGGGCACGTTGGCCTACGTGGTGCACCGGTTACAGGCGTAG
- the ftsY gene encoding signal recognition particle-docking protein FtsY: MDIVILAVVIAVVVVGALGGLIVGSRRKKQLPPPPPAAPDITAPPAEPHVGDEAETPREEPRRTVEEVDLPDGSAPVIVEEPPAEAPAIEIPEPTAGRLVRLRARLSRSQNALGKGLLTLLSREHLDEDTWEEVEDTLLTADVGVQPTLELVERLRERVKVLGTRTPAELRGLLREELLALVDPGMDRTVHTENETGGPGIVMVVGVNGTGKTTTTGKLARVLVADGNTVVLGAADTFRAAAADQLETWGERVGAHTVRGPEAGDPASVAFDAVKEGKEMAADVVLIDTAGRLHTKTGLMDELGKVKRVVEKHAPLDEVLLVLDATTGQNGLVQARVFAEVVDITGIVLTKLDGTAKGGIVVAVQRELGVPVKLIGLGEGADDLAPFEPDAFVDALIGE; encoded by the coding sequence ATGGACATCGTCATCCTTGCTGTAGTCATCGCCGTGGTGGTGGTCGGCGCGCTCGGCGGGCTCATCGTCGGCAGCCGCCGCAAGAAGCAGCTGCCCCCGCCGCCACCCGCTGCCCCCGACATCACCGCCCCACCGGCCGAGCCGCACGTCGGCGACGAGGCCGAGACGCCGCGGGAGGAACCGCGGCGCACCGTAGAGGAGGTTGATCTTCCGGACGGCTCCGCCCCGGTCATCGTCGAGGAGCCGCCCGCCGAGGCGCCCGCGATCGAGATCCCGGAGCCCACCGCAGGCCGGCTCGTCCGGCTGCGTGCCCGTCTCTCCCGTTCGCAGAACGCGCTCGGCAAGGGCCTGCTCACCCTGCTGTCCCGCGAGCACCTCGACGAGGACACCTGGGAGGAGGTCGAGGACACACTGCTCACCGCCGACGTCGGCGTACAGCCCACGCTGGAACTGGTCGAGCGGCTGCGCGAGCGCGTGAAGGTGCTCGGCACGCGCACCCCCGCCGAGCTGCGCGGACTGCTCCGCGAGGAACTGCTCGCACTGGTCGACCCCGGCATGGACCGCACCGTGCACACCGAGAACGAGACCGGCGGCCCGGGCATCGTGATGGTCGTCGGGGTCAACGGCACCGGCAAGACCACCACCACCGGCAAGCTCGCCCGGGTCCTGGTCGCCGACGGCAACACCGTGGTCCTGGGCGCCGCCGACACCTTCCGCGCCGCCGCCGCCGACCAGCTCGAGACCTGGGGCGAGCGGGTCGGCGCCCACACCGTGCGCGGCCCGGAGGCCGGAGACCCGGCCTCCGTCGCGTTCGACGCGGTCAAGGAGGGCAAGGAGATGGCCGCGGACGTCGTGCTCATCGACACCGCCGGCCGGCTGCACACCAAGACCGGCCTCATGGACGAACTCGGCAAGGTCAAGCGGGTCGTGGAGAAGCACGCCCCGCTGGACGAGGTGCTGCTCGTGCTCGACGCCACCACCGGCCAGAACGGCCTGGTCCAGGCCCGGGTCTTCGCCGAGGTGGTCGACATCACCGGCATCGTGCTCACCAAGCTCGACGGTACGGCCAAGGGCGGCATCGTGGTCGCCGTCCAGCGTGAACTGGGCGTCCCGGTCAAGCTGATCGGCCTCGGCGAGGGCGCGGACGACCTGGCGCCGTTCGAGCCGGACGCGTTCGTGGACGCGCTGATCGGAGAGTGA
- the smc gene encoding chromosome segregation protein SMC, with translation MHLKALTLRGFKSFASATTLRFEPGITCVVGPNGSGKSNVVDALSWVMGEQGAKSLRGGKMEDVIFAGTTGRPPLGRAEVSLTIDNSDGALPIEYAEVTITRIMFRNGGSEYQINGDTCRLLDIQELLSDSGIGREMHVIVGQGQLDSVLHADPMGRRAFIEEAAGVLKHRKRKEKALRKLDAMRANLARVQDLTDELRRQLKPLGRQAAVARRAAVIQADLRDVRLRLLADDLVRLREALTAEIADEAALKERKDTAEQELRKALQREAVLEDEVRRLTPGLRNAQQTWYELSQLAERVRGTVSLADARVKSATSAPPEERRGRDPGDLEREAARIREQEAELEAALEAAERALEDTVAHRAVLERDLAQEERRLKDTARAIADRREELARLTGKVGAARSRAAAAQAEIERLAATRDEARERAAAAQEEYETLQAEVDGLDAGDADLAGQHDGAKRRFAEAETALTAAREAATAAERERAATRARHEALALGLRRKDGTGALLAAQDRPTGLLGPAAELLTVAPGHETALAAAFGAAADALAVAGPAAAAEAIRLLRAQDAGRAALLLATGPNAVRTGASDGPHEPLTGVSDGPRYAADLVRGPAELLPAVRRLLHGIVVVGTLEDAEELVCGRPELTAVTTEGDLLGAHFAHGGSAGAPSLLEVQASVDEAAAELEELAARCEELTRAQHTAAEERGRCAALVEELGERRRAAEREKSSVAQQLGRLAGQARGAAGEAERSAAATARSQEALGKALDDVEELAERLAVAEEMPFDEEPDTSVRDRLAADGANARQTEMEARLQVRTHEERVKGLAGRADSLDRAARTEREARARAEQRRARLRHEAAVAGSVAAGARHLLAHVEVSLARADEERTAAEAAKARGEQGLARARTEGRDLKADLDKLTDSVHRGEVLGAEKRLRMEQLETKALEELGVEPAHLMAEYGPHQPVPAAPPAGAGPGGELPDTGGPVGPGGPGDPDEGRPKGSDGFGDGTTEGRKPRNGVPRPFVRAEQEKRLKAAERAYQQLGRVNPLALEEFAALEERHQFLGEQLEDLKKTRADLLQVVKEVDERVEQVFSEAYRDTAREFEGVFSRLFPGGEGRLVLTDPDNMLTTGVDVEARPPGKKVKRLSLLSGGERSLTAVALLVSIFKARPSPFYVMDEVEAALDDTNLQRLIRIMQELQEASQLIVITHQKRTMEVADALYGVSMQGDGVSKVISQRLPRAF, from the coding sequence GTGCACCTCAAGGCCCTGACCCTCCGTGGCTTCAAGTCGTTCGCCTCGGCGACCACGCTCCGGTTCGAACCGGGGATCACGTGCGTCGTCGGACCGAACGGCTCGGGCAAGTCCAACGTCGTGGACGCGCTCAGCTGGGTCATGGGCGAGCAGGGCGCCAAGTCGCTGCGCGGCGGCAAGATGGAGGACGTCATCTTCGCCGGCACCACCGGCCGCCCGCCGCTCGGCCGGGCCGAGGTGTCCCTGACCATCGACAACTCCGACGGGGCCCTGCCCATCGAGTACGCCGAGGTCACCATCACGCGGATCATGTTCCGCAACGGCGGCAGCGAGTACCAGATCAACGGCGACACCTGCCGCCTCCTCGACATCCAGGAACTGCTCTCCGATTCCGGCATCGGCCGTGAGATGCACGTCATCGTCGGCCAGGGCCAGCTGGACTCCGTCCTGCACGCCGACCCGATGGGCCGCCGCGCCTTCATCGAGGAGGCCGCGGGCGTCCTCAAGCACCGCAAGCGCAAGGAGAAGGCGCTGCGCAAGCTGGACGCGATGCGGGCCAACCTCGCCCGCGTGCAGGACCTCACCGACGAACTGCGGCGCCAGCTCAAACCCCTCGGCCGCCAGGCGGCGGTCGCCCGGCGGGCCGCCGTCATCCAGGCCGACCTGCGCGACGTCCGCCTGCGCCTCCTCGCCGACGACCTCGTACGCCTGCGCGAGGCCCTCACGGCGGAGATCGCCGACGAGGCCGCCCTCAAGGAGCGCAAGGACACCGCCGAGCAGGAACTGCGCAAGGCCCTCCAACGCGAGGCGGTTCTCGAGGACGAGGTCCGGCGCCTCACCCCGGGCCTGCGGAACGCCCAGCAGACCTGGTACGAGCTCTCCCAGCTCGCCGAGCGGGTGCGCGGCACCGTCTCGCTCGCCGACGCGCGCGTGAAGAGTGCCACCTCCGCCCCCCCCGAGGAGCGCCGCGGACGAGACCCCGGGGACCTGGAACGCGAGGCCGCCCGGATCCGCGAACAGGAGGCCGAGCTGGAGGCCGCCCTCGAAGCCGCCGAACGTGCCCTGGAGGACACGGTCGCCCACCGCGCCGTGCTGGAACGCGACCTCGCCCAGGAGGAACGGCGCCTGAAGGACACCGCCCGCGCCATCGCCGACCGGCGCGAGGAACTCGCCCGCCTCACCGGAAAGGTGGGCGCCGCCCGCTCGCGCGCCGCGGCGGCCCAGGCCGAGATCGAGCGCCTGGCGGCCACCCGGGACGAGGCCCGGGAACGGGCCGCCGCCGCCCAGGAGGAGTACGAGACCCTGCAGGCCGAGGTCGACGGCCTCGACGCCGGCGACGCGGACCTCGCCGGACAGCACGACGGGGCCAAGCGGCGGTTCGCCGAGGCAGAGACCGCCCTCACCGCCGCCCGCGAGGCGGCCACCGCCGCCGAACGCGAGCGCGCGGCGACCAGGGCCCGCCACGAGGCCCTCGCCCTGGGCCTGCGCCGCAAGGACGGCACCGGCGCCCTGCTCGCGGCCCAGGACCGGCCAACCGGACTGCTCGGCCCCGCCGCCGAACTGCTCACGGTCGCCCCGGGCCACGAGACCGCCCTCGCCGCCGCCTTCGGGGCCGCCGCCGACGCCCTCGCCGTGGCCGGCCCCGCCGCCGCCGCCGAGGCGATCCGCCTGCTGCGCGCACAGGACGCGGGCCGCGCCGCCCTGCTCCTCGCCACCGGCCCGAACGCGGTGCGTACCGGGGCATCCGACGGCCCGCACGAGCCGCTCACCGGCGTATCCGACGGACCGCGGTACGCCGCCGATCTGGTGCGCGGGCCCGCCGAGCTGCTGCCCGCCGTACGCCGGCTGCTGCACGGGATCGTCGTCGTCGGCACCCTGGAGGACGCCGAGGAACTGGTGTGCGGGCGGCCCGAGCTGACCGCCGTGACCACCGAGGGCGACCTGCTGGGCGCGCACTTCGCGCACGGCGGTTCGGCGGGCGCTCCGAGCCTGCTGGAGGTGCAGGCCTCCGTGGACGAGGCCGCCGCCGAGCTGGAGGAGCTCGCCGCGCGGTGTGAGGAGCTGACCCGGGCCCAGCACACGGCGGCCGAGGAACGAGGGCGGTGCGCCGCCCTCGTCGAGGAACTGGGGGAGCGACGCCGGGCGGCCGAGCGGGAGAAGTCCTCCGTCGCCCAGCAGCTCGGCCGGCTCGCCGGGCAGGCCCGTGGGGCCGCAGGGGAGGCGGAGCGGTCCGCCGCTGCGACGGCCCGCTCGCAGGAGGCCCTCGGCAAGGCGCTCGACGACGTGGAGGAACTCGCCGAACGGCTTGCCGTCGCCGAGGAGATGCCGTTCGACGAGGAACCCGACACCTCCGTGCGCGACCGGCTCGCCGCCGACGGGGCCAACGCCCGCCAGACCGAGATGGAGGCCCGCCTCCAGGTGCGCACGCACGAGGAGCGGGTCAAGGGGCTCGCCGGGCGGGCCGACTCCCTGGACCGTGCCGCCCGTACGGAACGCGAGGCACGCGCGCGTGCCGAGCAGCGGCGGGCCCGGCTGCGGCACGAGGCGGCCGTCGCCGGGTCCGTCGCCGCCGGTGCCCGGCACCTGCTCGCGCACGTCGAGGTGTCCCTCGCGCGTGCCGACGAGGAGCGCACCGCCGCCGAGGCGGCGAAGGCCCGCGGCGAGCAGGGGCTCGCCCGCGCGCGGACCGAGGGACGCGACCTGAAGGCGGACCTCGACAAGCTGACGGACTCGGTGCACCGGGGTGAAGTGCTCGGCGCCGAGAAGCGGCTGCGGATGGAACAGCTGGAGACCAAGGCCCTGGAGGAGCTGGGTGTCGAACCCGCCCACCTCATGGCCGAGTACGGCCCGCACCAGCCGGTCCCGGCGGCACCGCCCGCCGGGGCCGGGCCGGGTGGAGAGCTCCCGGACACGGGCGGTCCGGTGGGTCCGGGGGGTCCGGGGGATCCGGACGAAGGACGGCCCAAGGGCTCCGACGGCTTTGGCGACGGCACCACAGAGGGACGGAAGCCGAGGAACGGGGTCCCCCGCCCCTTCGTCCGCGCCGAGCAGGAGAAGCGGCTGAAGGCCGCCGAGCGGGCCTACCAGCAGCTCGGCAGGGTGAATCCGCTCGCCCTGGAGGAGTTCGCCGCGCTGGAGGAACGCCACCAGTTCCTCGGTGAGCAGCTGGAGGACCTGAAGAAGACCCGCGCGGATCTGCTCCAGGTCGTCAAGGAGGTCGACGAACGCGTCGAGCAGGTCTTCAGCGAGGCCTACCGGGACACCGCCAGGGAGTTCGAAGGAGTCTTCTCGCGGCTGTTCCCCGGCGGCGAGGGGCGGCTGGTGCTGACGGATCCCGACAACATGCTCACCACGGGTGTGGACGTCGAGGCGCGTCCGCCGGGCAAGAAGGTCAAGCGGCTGTCACTGCTCTCGGGCGGAGAACGGTCACTGACCGCCGTGGCGCTGCTGGTGTCGATCTTCAAGGCGCGGCCGAGCCCGTTCTACGTCATGGACGAGGTCGAGGCCGCGCTCGACGACACCAACCTCCAGCGGCTCATCCGGATCATGCAGGAGCTGCAGGAGGCCTCGCAGCTGATCGTGATCACGCACCAGAAGCGCACCATGGAGGTCGCCGACGCGCTCTACGGCGTCTCCATGCAGGGCGACGGTGTGTCCAAGGTCATCAGCCAGCGCCTCCCCCGGGCATTCTGA